One Symphalangus syndactylus isolate Jambi chromosome 9, NHGRI_mSymSyn1-v2.1_pri, whole genome shotgun sequence DNA segment encodes these proteins:
- the LOC129489601 gene encoding cytochrome P450 3A5 isoform X2, whose amino-acid sequence MQLLTLELLLLFIVYGTRTHGLFKRLGIPGPTPLPLLGNVLSYRQGLWKFDTECYKKYGKMWGTYDGQLPVLAITDPDMIKTVLVKECHSVFTNRRSLGPVGFMKSAISLAEDEEWKRIRSLLSPTFTSGKLKEMFPITAQYGDVLVRNLRREAEKGKPVTLKDIFGAYSMDVITGTSFGVNIDSLNNPQDPFVESIKKFLKFDFLDPLFLSIILFPFLTPVFEALNVSLFPKDAINFLNKSVNRMKKSRLNDKQKHRPDFLQLMIDSQNLKETESHKALSDLELVAQSIIFIFAGYETTSSVLSFTLYELATHPDVQQKLQKEIDAVLPNKAPPTYDAVVQMEYLDMVVNETLRLFPIAIRLERTCKKDVEINGVFIPKGAMVVIPTYALHHDPKYWTEPEEFRPERFNKKNKDNIDPYIYTPFGTGPRNCIGMRFALMNMKLALIRVLQNFSFKPCKETQIPLKLGMQGLLQPEKPIVLKVDSRDGTLSGE is encoded by the exons GGTCTCTGGAAATTTGACACAGAATGTTATAAAAAGTATGGAAAAATGTGGGG AACGTATGATGGTCAACTCCCTGTGCTGGCCATCACAGATCCCGACATGATCAAAACAGTGCTAGTGAAAGAATGTCACTCTGTCTTCACAAATCGAAGG TCTTTAGGCCCAGTGGGATTTATGAAAAGTGCCATCTCTTTAGCTGAGGATGAAGAATGGAAGAGAATACGGTCATTGCTGTCTCCAACCTTCACCAGTGGAAAACTCAAGGAG ATGTTCCCCATCACTGCCCAGTATGGAGATGTATTGGTGAGAAACTTGAGGCGGGAAGCGGAGAAAGGCAAGCCTGTCACCCTGAAAGA CATCTTTGGGGCCTACAGCATGGATGTGATCACTGGCACATCATTTGGAGTGAACATCGACTCTCTCAACAATCCACAAGACCCCTTTGTGGAAAGCATTAAGAAGTTCCTAAAATTTGATTTCTTAGATCCGTTATTTCTCTCAATAA TACTCTTTCCATTCCTTACCCCAGTTTTTGAAGCATTAAATGTCTCTCTGTTTCCAAAAGAtgctataaattttttaaataaatctgtaaacagaatgaagaaaagtcGCCTCAACGACAAACAAAAG CACCGACCGGATTTCCTTCAGCTGATGATTGACTCCCAGAATTTGAAAGAAACTGAGTCCCACAAAG cTCTGTCTGATCTGGAGCTTGTGGCCCAGTCAATAATCTTCATTTTTGCTGGCTATGAAACCACCAGCAGTGTTCTTTCCTTCACTTTATATGAACTGGCCACTCACCCTGATGTCCAGCAGAAACTGCAGAAGGAGATTGATGCAGTTTTGCCCAATAAG gcACCACCTACCTATGATGCCGTGGTACAGATGGAGTACCTTGACATGGTGGTGAATGAAACACTCAGATTATTCCCAATTGCTATTAGACTTGAGAGGACCTGCAAGAAAGATGTTGAAATCAATGGGGTATTCATTCCCAAAGGGGCAATGGTGGTGATTCCAACCTATGCTCTTCACCATGACCCAAAGTACTGGACAGAGCCTGAGGAGTTCCGCCCTGAAAG GTTCAATAAGAAGAACAAGGACAACATAGATCCTTACATATACACACCCTTTGGAACTGGACCCAGAAACTGCATTGGCATGAGGTTTGCTCTCATGAACATGAAACTTGCTCTAATCAGAGTCCTTCAGAACTTCTCCTTCAAACCTTGTAAAGAAACACAG ATCCCCTTGAAATTAGGCATGCAAGGACTTCTTCAACCAGAAAAGCCCATTGTTCTAAAGGTTGATTCAAGAGATGGAACCCTAAGTGGAGAATGA
- the LOC129489601 gene encoding cytochrome P450 3A5 isoform X3: MDLIPNLAVETWLLLAVSLVLLYLTYDGQLPVLAITDPDMIKTVLVKECHSVFTNRRSLGPVGFMKSAISLAEDEEWKRIRSLLSPTFTSGKLKEMFPITAQYGDVLVRNLRREAEKGKPVTLKDIFGAYSMDVITGTSFGVNIDSLNNPQDPFVESIKKFLKFDFLDPLFLSIILFPFLTPVFEALNVSLFPKDAINFLNKSVNRMKKSRLNDKQKHRPDFLQLMIDSQNLKETESHKALSDLELVAQSIIFIFAGYETTSSVLSFTLYELATHPDVQQKLQKEIDAVLPNKAPPTYDAVVQMEYLDMVVNETLRLFPIAIRLERTCKKDVEINGVFIPKGAMVVIPTYALHHDPKYWTEPEEFRPERFNKKNKDNIDPYIYTPFGTGPRNCIGMRFALMNMKLALIRVLQNFSFKPCKETQIPLKLGMQGLLQPEKPIVLKVDSRDGTLSGE, from the exons AACGTATGATGGTCAACTCCCTGTGCTGGCCATCACAGATCCCGACATGATCAAAACAGTGCTAGTGAAAGAATGTCACTCTGTCTTCACAAATCGAAGG TCTTTAGGCCCAGTGGGATTTATGAAAAGTGCCATCTCTTTAGCTGAGGATGAAGAATGGAAGAGAATACGGTCATTGCTGTCTCCAACCTTCACCAGTGGAAAACTCAAGGAG ATGTTCCCCATCACTGCCCAGTATGGAGATGTATTGGTGAGAAACTTGAGGCGGGAAGCGGAGAAAGGCAAGCCTGTCACCCTGAAAGA CATCTTTGGGGCCTACAGCATGGATGTGATCACTGGCACATCATTTGGAGTGAACATCGACTCTCTCAACAATCCACAAGACCCCTTTGTGGAAAGCATTAAGAAGTTCCTAAAATTTGATTTCTTAGATCCGTTATTTCTCTCAATAA TACTCTTTCCATTCCTTACCCCAGTTTTTGAAGCATTAAATGTCTCTCTGTTTCCAAAAGAtgctataaattttttaaataaatctgtaaacagaatgaagaaaagtcGCCTCAACGACAAACAAAAG CACCGACCGGATTTCCTTCAGCTGATGATTGACTCCCAGAATTTGAAAGAAACTGAGTCCCACAAAG cTCTGTCTGATCTGGAGCTTGTGGCCCAGTCAATAATCTTCATTTTTGCTGGCTATGAAACCACCAGCAGTGTTCTTTCCTTCACTTTATATGAACTGGCCACTCACCCTGATGTCCAGCAGAAACTGCAGAAGGAGATTGATGCAGTTTTGCCCAATAAG gcACCACCTACCTATGATGCCGTGGTACAGATGGAGTACCTTGACATGGTGGTGAATGAAACACTCAGATTATTCCCAATTGCTATTAGACTTGAGAGGACCTGCAAGAAAGATGTTGAAATCAATGGGGTATTCATTCCCAAAGGGGCAATGGTGGTGATTCCAACCTATGCTCTTCACCATGACCCAAAGTACTGGACAGAGCCTGAGGAGTTCCGCCCTGAAAG GTTCAATAAGAAGAACAAGGACAACATAGATCCTTACATATACACACCCTTTGGAACTGGACCCAGAAACTGCATTGGCATGAGGTTTGCTCTCATGAACATGAAACTTGCTCTAATCAGAGTCCTTCAGAACTTCTCCTTCAAACCTTGTAAAGAAACACAG ATCCCCTTGAAATTAGGCATGCAAGGACTTCTTCAACCAGAAAAGCCCATTGTTCTAAAGGTTGATTCAAGAGATGGAACCCTAAGTGGAGAATGA